agaattcaTACAAAATACTCCAGATAACTGAGTTTCaatcctcatcttcctcctcttcttcatcttGATTAATCTGGAAGTAACGTAATTCGTAACTTTCTTTGCTGTTAGCAACTACGCGTAACCAATCACGGAGATtattcttcttcaaatattttttggtgaGATATTTCAAATACCTTTTGGAAAAAGGCACCTCGGAAGTTACAGTGATCTTGCTTTTGCTTCTTTCGATTGTTACAACACCTCCTCCGAGATTCCCAGCTTTTCCATTCACTTTGATTCTTTCCTGAAGAAACTGCTCAAAATTGGCCGCATCCATGATTCCATCTTCTACAGGATGGGTACAGTCAAGAGTAAACTTCAggacctgcttcttttttttgccCCCCTTCACCACAAGCTTTTTCACTGGCGCCATCGCCGCAGCGGAGGCAGAAAAGCTCTactattcttttgttcttttaggcATTTGCCAGGGGTCGAAAAGATGAGattgaaataaaatgcttttattccactgatttttaacagaaaatttgCATTCTCTACTTCCAGCCTGTCTGAAACCAGTTTCTAATTGTCTCTCAGGAGAAACAATACTGTTCTTTCACCCagtactttttgtttgttgttgttgttccaaaGTTCATATCATGGGTCTGTCACAGAAGCAAAATTATAAATTGCAAGTCATTAAGGTATGGTGAATGCCCATCTGTGTAAGAACATGTCAAAGAAATGTTTACCCAGTTGGAATATCACTGGCCAATCTACTATTGTATATAGTATGTGTATTAATATCCTAGTGCTGCTATAGCAAAATACTACAAGTATatgacttaaagcaacagaaatttattttctcacagttctggtggctagAAGTCTGGAATTGATGTGTCAGCAGTGCCAGGCTCCCTCTGGAGACTCTTGGGAAGAATCCTTCATTGCCTCTCCCTAACTTCTGATGATCATTGGCAGATACTTGGCGTGCCTTGACTCGAAGTTTCATCCCTCCAACCTCTGTCATCATATGGCCCTTTACCCTGCATGtctacctctctgtgtctctttctccttataaggacactagtcattggaCTTAGGGCCCACCTCAATCCAATATGACCTTACCTTAAGTTGGTTAAATCACAGAGACCccgtttccaaataaggtcacattcacaggtgccTGGGTTCaggacttcaatatatcttttggggggacacaattcagctcacAACAGTAGTAGATATTATTAGTAGCATGGAGCTGGAAGATCTGGTAGATTTTTAGACCAATGGCAGCCAACATATAgtatattgatatttatatcaAACTGACTAAAATTAcctaaaaatttccaaaaatgaataaatcttcAACTTTGAAACTACTCACCTGCTTATTCCATTttctattcaaaata
The Globicephala melas chromosome 10, mGloMel1.2, whole genome shotgun sequence genome window above contains:
- the LOC115850096 gene encoding large ribosomal subunit protein eL22 encodes the protein MAPVKKLVVKGGKKKKQVLKFTLDCTHPVEDGIMDAANFEQFLQERIKVNGKAGNLGGGVVTIERSKSKITVTSEVPFSKRYLKYLTKKYLKKNNLRDWLRVVANSKESYELRYFQINQDEEEEEDED